TCAGTCGCAGTTTTCCCAAGCAGCTGAGTAGAGGAAGGAACATAAACTTCTCGTTAAACAGATGTCACAAACGTTTTACAAGACATCTTGCTTGAGGAACAAAgagaaaacaattttacatgCACGATGGAACACTTTACAAGCATACCCATTTGTCTCTGTTGTTCCCCAAAACTCCCGGGTCAAAACCAGCTACTGCTACTAGCTACAAATGTGTGCATTGCTGATAATAGGAGATAATAACAACAAACCAAAGAGCTGTTTGCGTCGGGCAGGAACTGTCCAAATTCTGACAGCAGGTCTTCCTGATTCTTGAAGAGTCGCGCCACTTGAGTGTAGACTTCCTGCTCAGTCAGAGCTGGAGTGTAATTGCCTCCTGCTTCTTTGGCATTACGCTGCTCTTTCTGCAGTAAATGGACAGGTATTTATTAACTTGACAAATTAACATGCAATCATATTCATACAAAGGTTTGAGTGTTTCTTGACCTGGTATGTATGCAGGATTTCCAGGAAGGCTTTGTAGATGTCTGGCTGACCCTGGAAGCGATTCTTGATCTTGTTCACGTAGTTTATCGCATGGTTGAATTCCACTGGCTGGTTGTTCTGCGGAGGTGGCCCACCAGACGGTGTGCTGCTCACTGGTGTGTGCGACTGAACTGAAGGTGAGCGCGGTGAGGCGTACGAAGGGATGGATGGGTTTGGCTGGCTGGTGGGCGTGTGGGCTGGAGACTGCATGGCCTTTTGGAACAAACACACATGCTGAAGAGACAACTACTCACATTTggtattagaaaaaatatgaaatgctcATATCAACCTAATAAGATATCAAACTGAACCAGCTTATACCTTGTTGACTTTATTTGCTGCAGGCTGGGTGGGGACAGGTGGAGTGACAGTAGCAGTGTGTGGGATGGCCTGTGGCACAGTCTGGTGGTGCTGATGTTGGTTTACAGGCTGGCTGGGTGTTCCACTTGCAGGGATGTTTTGGACAGATATACCATGAGGTGTGATGTAGTGAATCTGGCCTGGCGTAGTCACGTTGACCAAATCGTTAGTTTGAACCTCAATTTTATATCCAGGTGGCAAGAAAGTATTGAAGCCCATAATGAGGTCTGGGTGGCCCTTGAAGAGTTGGGACACACGACTGATAACACCTGGAGTGTCTATGCTGTAATGatcaggaggggaaaaaaagttgtttgttttttctcaacagatggctaattattttctttattctggaacttaaatataaaaacataaagaaataaaaatgcagtttttaaatatattgtataGGTTACTAGAGCTTACCTCTGTGACTTGAATTCTTTCATAATATCCAGGAAATCATTATAAACTTGAGGTTGATTTCCAAACTGAAGCTTCACTTGATCGAGATACGACAAGGCATCTTCAACCTAAAATACACATTATTGACAACTCAGTGTATCATGTAGAACATAACCAAATGCATACATATTTACTATTTTACGATTCAGTCCTTTTCCAGTTGACTCTTCTTACCTTCAGTCGCTGAAACTGCTGCTGTCCTTGTGCTGAAGTCATGGACGCAGTTGGATGTACGTGACCTTGGACCACTGCAGGGGCCTGGGATTGGACTGCTATGCTGTGTGCATGGGCTCCAACATGTTGTGCAGAACTGTTCAGTCCGTGTCCACTTGTGCTCTGAGGCATTGTCGGCACCTTTTGAGAAAAACTGTTTAGTTCTCCTTTGTCAGTCAGCAAGAACTTGAGCTTGAAGACATTGGGTGGCACTGGCAGAATGTTTCTGGTTTGAATTTGTGTTGCTTAGGCCTTTTATCATGTCTGTCGTCTTTTCCTGGCCTAGTGTAGGTACTGACTTTGTCACATTGTCTAAAACATGTCTGTTGGGTTTATTTAAGATAAGTTCTTGTACACAGGTTTGCTTTCTTTGAAAATTCAGGGTGTCTATGTCTAAGTCTATGTCACTTTGCCGCAGTGGTCATCAGACCATTGTTACGTCACAATCAATCTTTTTACTTTATGCATAAAACGTGGTTTGCACTGATTTTATTGCTATTTACTGATACTGTAATGCCATTTACTGGAAATTAAGTGAATAGAATAATGTTTCGACGTATGCTGTGTAACCAAGGGCTCGCATATTGaagatttgtgatttttttttataaaacattaatctattggatttttgtgttacaaATTAGCTACAAAATCTTCAGATCAGTAGCCTTCATGAAATATAAATTGAGTGTTCATATTTTCAACATTCATTAAGATGTTAGGTAAGGTGACACAGCAATTTCGGGTTTTTATTGGAGTCTTGTTTATTATTGGGGAAAATAGTATATAACAGTCTAATATAATAGTCTAGAATTGTACTTCGCCCGGGATAAAGTGCTTGTTTTAAACCACAACCAACAGGAATGATTATAAATATTTCAAGTGTCtgccaaaataattaaaagttccCTTGACACAGTTTCTCTAACCAACAAAGACATTAATCAAAGAAATGATTGCTAATGTTCTCCACTGGTATGTGAATGAGTGACATCTTAACTTCTTGTGCAGCAACAGACCAACCACCGGCTTCCATATTAATGCTCATTAGAGTAAACGTCCCAGTGGTAAAAAGTCTGTGGACTGGATATACTTTGACCTAGACAATTGCTACATGGGCTTATAAAGCAACTAGTAGTGACCCTCAAATATGATTGTTTACATTAACGTTGTCCAAATGGTCCTAGTGGAAACTGATGTAGCACCATACCTGGTAACCCTGGGGAAGAGAAGAATACTGGATGCCAGATGATGGCTGCATATTGTCTGTGGCTGCCTCAATCACAGCAGTAGTTGGGGCTAGAGCCCTGTGCTGGAAGCTTTCTGCAATGCCCTGGACTGGGGTGCGATGCGGTTGCTGTTGCTGGGGCGCAAATATTGGTTCCTGGTCCTCCACATGCCTCTTCATTGTTTTAACATACTCAAAGGGGCTgccagaaaacaaaacagatgaaaGCAGATGCTTAAGTCATATTTGTAAGAAACTAAACGTGCTTTGTGGAGaccacagacattttttttgtatcttattgttttcttgaaatgaaCTGTCCCCatgcatttaaaagtattttcttacatttatgaaatatcTGATTTGGacttttaagacaattcagaatctttcatttatatttgcaatcattatattataattatgaaaatattttaatctcatccttgctgatcctgatatcaatgtttgtgtaactcTTGTGATTataacgtgttactttcattaataaactaaatcctttaatctaattaataactaatttaatttgtggcgttttatcatgtccataatatttaaaaataaattatgttccttatcgaattgaatcaaatcagaacaaaaatcacaatcaaattgaactgaattcttaatttaaaaaattagacTCAATACCCAGCcccaatatatactgtattacttAACATCCTTCCAACCACCCAAAAATGAAATTCAGTGGTTGCCAATTCTACCCGGATTTTCGCTATTCACAGACCAGCATggtcaaaaatatattaataaaaaaaaacgttccttTTGTTTTCCTAGAATGTTTTGTGTGGTGCATAATGAAGCTACAAGAACATGAATCCGTgtaatatgtgtgtttgtgttaccactatgtgtttcatgtttaacacatttatgtttgatttatctTGCGCtgttattatgtatttttttttacctgaataAAACCCGTGATTTtagtttgtgtgtaaaatagtgACATCCAGGTCAATTCCTTGCACAACTTGCATTGCTCACCTAAGCATTGCTTGCAAAGATTAAGagttgctttgttttgaatgacAGGTCCATAGAATGGTTATTTTATAGATTTACGTGTAATACATCGGCCATTTGGGCAATGTTAGAAGGGCTATATAACGCCATCCGATTAAATTGGGCGGGCCCAATTTAAAATGGCTCATCTTCaagattaaacattttttattcaagtAAAACAATGCTTaagaaattaaatacaattatttttcatttagccATCAGTTTTCTCTCGATCTACTTGTGGAGAAAATAATTAACACGTATGAGGGGGTTACTCGTTTTGGGGTACTGCCTTAACGCAACCAGGCTTTCGAAAAAGTATCATTTGTTGACGATCCCTGGGCAGGCCGACGTCACAAGCTTGGGTAGGGAGGGTGAGAATGAGAGGCGAGCACAGTGCCGCCTGCCTTCCACTGCCTTGTCGACTCGCAGCTCTGCACCAAATTCGGACAACACGCTCGAGGAGCGCGCGGTGTCGAGGAGCAGGGATCGTGTCAGATTCATATCCAGTAGCTCGTACCGTCGCCCAAAGGCGAAACCAATTCGCCGAAGAGCTCAATACGATGAAGGTGGCTGTCGAAAGATACAAAAAGCTCCGATTTGCTGCCGTGTCTCTCTGCGTATGTCTAGGCCGATCCtcttcccctccccctcccagcTAAACGCCGACTTTAACTCATCCGTTGTCGTCGAGCTGACCGCTTTCGCTTGTGTGATGGCTGACGTTGGCATTCGCTCCAAATGAAGTTATGTGGCGAGCAAACGAGCCTTCACCACTCGTAAGAGTTGGCGGTTTAGGTGCTATCACTCGACAGGGAGGACGGATGTCGGTGTTGTCTTATGGCAAGTTATCGCCTCCGTAAATGGGAAACTAAAACAGGGGAGCCGAATGTGTTGGCTAACTACGTTACCCTTGCGCTAGCTTCCACGTTACGACGAGCACACGTTAACTTTGGTCAAGAATGACCAGTTCAACGGTGTTGTCAAGTGAAAGGCTTCACACTTATACAACCGCTTGTCTCAATAAACTTTGCAGCGCACGCTGTGAACTAGACGGAAAATAAACGTAACACAAATCCACCTTTTGGTGTTAGCTTGGCAGCTAAATCATGCTCAGAACAGTCTTACCTCGTTAGCCTTACTCAAAGTAACTTACTGCCGCTTAAAAGCCGATGCCACTTTaacacaaaattcacattttaaacaaCCGGAAGACACCGATACATGAAAACACTGACATCAAATAATCACAGAGTACTCAAACCCTGCCTGTTTGACAAGGTTATGTAGCCGCTAATGTGCTACGTTAGCACAACAACCACCCCCACCAACGTAAGCTAACTAGCTACTTTAGCTTACCTCGCTGGGCTGCCTCCAGCAACAACGCTGCCACACCAGTGAGAACGATTCCCTCCAGCAAACCTCACCGGCGCATTTAGATGGCTGTGAAAAGTCGTGCGCTTTTGACAGCTTGTCCACGACaagagccaaaaatgaaattgtccGCGCGGCTAACAACAGGGTATGTATGAAGCGGCGTTCGTTGAACATAAGGGGCGTGTCTGTCATGGAGGAAGTCTCCTCCCAGTCTTACTCTGATTGGTTAGttgaaaagatgaaaacaaacacactcaaGCGACAGCCTGGTTAACTGGGAGGGTTGTGATACAACTCTCAACATTCAACTCACtgaatacatgtactgtactgtaatataatgtgtacaattaataaatgcatttaaagattaagattattctttattttaaccTCTCTATTTAGTTTTTAACCACTATATGAAAGTAAAAGTTGCAGAAACTTAGTTTATTCCTGGGGGGAGATTAATGGTGCAGAGTACGACTCAGTTCTATAAACAAAGTTTACAACATAAGTTAGGGAACATATACAGGATGTATTTACattaaccacacacacacacatttttgtgtatgaaacgtgtaatagaaataaaactGCCTTGCCTATTTCATTTAGTAcaatagaattaaaaaatatagtgCATAATAGTCTTTGTGAGGTACGAGATATCTGAACTATCAGGGGAAAAACAGCGAGGCGGACAAAGGAGGTTCTCCACCTGCGGGGTCTGCAGGACCAATACCATAGCCTGCAGCTGGATGGCAGCTTTTGGAATGACCGTGAAGTTGATGGAATGGTACCAGCAGATTTGAGACCATGCCAGCCTCAATAAAGTGTGAAATAATTTCAGTTGCATCTTGTTGCTGACAGAGGAGGAGCTTCCTCAGTCGGTACATCCTCTTGTGGCACATCTTCATGCAGTATCACCTAGAGGAGACCTCGGGTGGTCATCAAAGATGGTCCTcaggtatttgtactttgtcACAGTCTCATCTGGTGACACATGGACCGGTGAAAAATGTCTGCTTTTATAGACAACAAATTGAACTTCAGtttcagaataaattttattttgggcACATTTAATGATTGCTTTGCACCAAATGgcaattaaaacaattctaTTATTTTATAGTCTACTGTTAAGAATTcaggttttaaaatgaaaaatattatccaacaagtactgtatatgataagttgttggatttttatttttgaagttgGTGAAAAAGCTTATTGCACTAAACAGATCAATAGACAGCAAAATAGATTTAGAATTagaatctttattgtcattgcgtGAGTTTTTTTACTACACCATGTCGGGTAATAACACGAGTCTCAGGgtaaaacaatgaaataaaatgtctcAGAACAAAAGTTCAAAAGTAGTACTTGGCAAGTTACGCCAAGACTAAAACTGACTGAGTGGCGATTGTCATAATCAGTTCCACTACGACtacatcatttattattttgacagaGACTTTAGtaatttttcaacaaaatgatcaaaaatctTTAGTGACTAAAGGTGTGTTGaagaaatatacaaataatattAAAGATCAATCCCGCTGCCATGAAAGAGACCTGTTCTGGAGCTGCAAGAGAACAGACAGGATGTTAGACAAAATGTCACATTCAAGAACActttcatccatctatccattgcAAATATGGAAATAAGGTGTGTCTTCAAGATTCATTTTACCACTTGAGGTGCTGGTGACTTCAACTGCAGCAGTTGTAGGAGCTCCTGTTTGTCCGCTTGCATCAGTGACAGCACTTGTAGACGGAGCCGGGTTGGTTACCACAAGGCTCACGGGTCCTGACCTGAGGGTGAAGTGCTTGCTCCGCATACCGACAGTCGCTCTATTTACCAAGCCCCGGTTGCACTGTGTCGTACACTTAAGCGAGGGAAGGAAGGTGATGCACAAATCCACCTCGCACTCGACATACATCTGTGTGACATGAGAAAGAAGGAATAGGTCAGGGGAGAGGTGAGAATTCAggattattcattattattattattattattattattattattattattatacaaaattAAGCCACTGCCTTTTTTTGTGAAGCACACATTTCTAAATAAGCAACATAAGAATATGTTAACTGATGAAATTGCAGGATTAAACTAAATGTACACTTCATACCATTGTGTTTGACAaaatagaattgtttttattgaataGTCCCCcccacaaaataaacaataccaGTCATCATGCTCCCAAATGAAAAACTTTTTAACTTTAGTAACAATTGCAGTTTGATCTGAAAAGTTATTACAATGAACTATATGTAGATGTTCAGATGCAATGGCAATTGCAAGTAGGCCTACAGTCTTATCAAAGGAATCCAAGCTCAAAATCATGACCACAGCATATTTATACAAACGTGCATGCTACTTCTTCTACTCAAAAGGTTTTATAAACGAGGTGGACTAAAAAGGAAATTTAGTGGCTCAACACTCGTCAAGAGAATACAGTACAGTGGCATTACTGGCACCTAGGGATAAGAGTTAAATTCCATGACCATGCTTATAactttaaaaactcaaatatttatattgtatatttttatattgtgtgtatattcatttatactttttattcTCTTTTAAATTAATGCTGCTCCTTTGCTGCTATTTCTCAATTGCCCCTAGGAGATGAATAAAGTTATATTGAATTGAATATCTCAAATCcctttcccccattgaaatgaatggaaataccaTTGATTGGTTCAAGcttcccacacaaaaaaaggggaaaaaaagttttttaatgtgtgctGCTCATTCTCGTGTGtgcgccttggccacctggtGCAGTATTAAACAAATACACATTCAAttcctttttgttttgagcATGACAATCAatagcttgaagcctctttttttgaggaatatttactaataaaaaatgttaaaaaagcaGGTGCTTTTTGTTAAGTTAGTTCAGTCATATGCCAAATATGCCAACATACAGCGCTCATAACTCGTTTGCGTTCACAAgtcaaggcaaaaaataaataatcaaataaataaataaattaaaaaaaacagcagatttTGGAAAAGAGTGTAAGTTGGGTCACTAGTATCTAAAGGCACGACTGAACATGGTTAAAGGTGCCTTGTGCAGTTCAAAAAGGTAATTATAAAGCTTTTTCTATATCATGCATGCCCCACCAATGTTCAGATGAGTACAAATTGCCTTTTTTACTCAGACAGGGCCTATTAGCTTGcatcttcccttcagtgtggagTGTTCCAATCATCACAGTTTCTTGGGGGAGGGGAGGAGTGCAGTGGTGGAGGGTGACCTAATAAAGGTGATGTTAGCGTACAAGATGGTGATGGaaactggaaaaaataataacaagagGCAGCCCCAAACTTCAGCTCAGATGCCAAGaaaactgaataaaataaagagtTCATTCGAGCGCACGTACTCGCATGCGCACCATGcacgagcttgacacagaggttGCAGTTATGCTTTACGCCAGAGGGTGGCAGttgcaaataaaacagtaaGTAACAAACTCCACAAGGCTCCTTTAAAAAGCAGAAAGGAAAAGTGCAATGGACAAATAAAAGTACATACCGTATTGTTCACTGTAAAAAGGTTGGACAAATCAAGGCGAAAGATTCTTGCATGGCTTGTTGCTCTGATCTCTAGTGTTGTGTTGGAAGCTTTGCATCTGGAAAGAGAAATTATGAcaaattgtgagtttaaaggaAATGTTTCAGGTCGGCAGCCCAGAGATCACTGGCTGTGAAGTACTGTACGTGATTTGGAAATTAATAGTAAGTCACATGCTACTGACCCATTCTCCAGTATGGTGTCCCTTTCAGCAAAGTCATCCGTCTCAGACCGCACGCAGCGTTCGATACTAAGCTCAGCCCGTTCCAGAGTCGTGTTGGAAAGCAAATGGAGGTCCAGTGCTTTGATCCTGGTCCCCAGTTTCTCTAGGGAAGTGCGGATATGACTTGCTGATGCTGAATCTCGCCGTAGTCGTCCTGGCAAAAGACCAAGGGAGCTGAATTGTGGGCGGGATGTATATAATGCCAATGGTCCCTCTCCTGGCAAGTGAAATTCTATCTTAACATCAGCATTGTCAAAGGCTGTTGGGGGTACGGCGATGTTGAAATTTGGGCCTCTGGCTCGGACCGCAGGGATGCGGCAGGCCAGCGGGAGGATGAGGGAGGGTTGGCGGCTGATCATGGAGGAAAGACGCACACTTTTCAAGGTGTTAGTGTAGACCAGCTCTGTGCCAGCATGCTGGAAAACAGAAGAGAATGAGGATGTTTCTGGCTTGGAATAAATTGAGCGCCCTagaataaaaagaaacaaaacaaacaaagatgaCTTCAGCCTTTTACCACAGCTTTGGTGCCACAGCCATCTAACGCAATGTGCGCCGTGATATGAGTGTCGTTCAAGATGACGGGACAAGCAGGACTGTTAAGCTGCAGCTCAGACAGGTTGATGTTGCTCAGTGAGACAACAGGAAGCGCCAGTGTCATCTCTGTCTTGTTACAAAACAGCTCTAGAGGCAGACAACACTACATTCTCAGGCTCAAATGGCAGCATTGCAACAattcaacaagaaaaaaagaggaacaaaGTTCTCCTAACCTGTTCCTTCAGGTAGTGTCCTCATTTCTCCTGCAATGAACAAGAGAGGCAGCTTTAAATATATTGCACTTTCATATACTAAAATGAACAATTATGAAACTTGGAATAGCACCCTTACTTTGGTACAGCCACACACACCGAGGCTCTGACTGCAAACTGGAAAGACAAAAAGTGCAGATGAGAGCTTTTAACAACCATGCAATTAAAACTGGCAAGCTTGTGACCAATTGCTTTGAAGTATCTTTGCGAGGGTGTTTGTgtatattatccatccatccatctatccttcATCTGGGTCACTTACAAAGTTTAcaggcctatcccagctgtcttcgggcagtaggtggggtaaaccctgaattggttgcctggcaatcgcagggcacacacagacgaacaatcattcacactcacaatcatacAGGGACAAATTAaggtgttcaattaacctaccgtGCATGTTTTTCCAGAATGTGGGAGTTTTATCCATGTCTATTTATAGACTTCTCTATAGATTATTATATAGAGTATTTGATTTCTAAAAGTGTATTGGTGTGGACACCACAACAGCATACTAGCAGTTCAGCACCTGAGGATTCACCTATTCGTAGATTTAGTTTcaatatttaaagaaaatattaatatttaacaatatattatttgattaatattattttttaggtgGGGAGCCAATCCTGTTTTTGATGGAAAAGGCCTAGTGGCAGTATATCACCACTTATTCAagaattttattgtaaaaaaacaaacaaacaaactaagacagaaagaaagaaaaaagaaacaacatttCAATGAAATTGAATGAGCATCAATTATtcagagattttttattttatttttttaaactgatttgcAGGCCGGTCTTGTCAAGATCCCCAGTGAATAGTGGGGGTCCAAAGTACACTTTGTTAGTTGTTTTGCAATATTGTTCGACAAACATTAGTGTAGTTAGTACATATATTGCATATTGtgatcaaatttatttttaactttaataTGTGCAGATAGTATAGGGCCTATAGTATCTGCACATGGCCTATACTAAACCATCTATTCTTCTGACCATGCACCCTATTGAATCGTCACTCATACACAAATGGCTGCATCCGTTCAGCTTACATACCTCACGGAATTGGCAACAAAGCAGATAGGAAGAACTGGGGCGAGAGTGTTTTCCCCACGGACCCAGGACATGGACAGTTGTGCCATGGCGCCAATTGAAGTGAAGCCATACTTGTTGAGCCCAGGTAAGCCGACGACTGCTATTTCTGAAACACTAAGCACAGTGAAGACCATTGTAATTGCATTGCTGCTCTCACAACACAATGTGTAAACAATAAGATATTTTGTATGCGTCATCAATGACACTAAAACGATAAAGTGCGTTGTCAACATGCCattgttattacattttttttctcattccactGTGTCATTTTGTTCAGACCTGTAAAGTTGAGTGTGGCCTTTACAGTAATATTTGAGAACAGTGTCACCTTTAGGCATTGTTTTGACTGAAGAATTCTGACAATGGCTTTTGAAGAGCTGGCATGTAGACAATTTTAGATGGCTGACTTTGGGACTTTCCTGTATGTTTCTCTTTCATGGTTCACAAACGTCATTAAATGTCTCCACATTTGGAGCACAATGCATTGCATCACTATTTCTGAACCTTTGAGGCAAAGCATATGTCACCATTCAAAAATGTCACCAGTGGTCTAAACAGTACATTATACTTATTTACTGATGATTTCATCTTACAAATTTACTTGCTCACTGTTACAGTAAATCTGGGCCAGTTTAGTTGGAACACAAAGCAATTACTTTGTAGTGTAGATGGCAACAGTTGGATTTACAGGTTAATTGGTTTTGTGATCTAGTGGAAGACCATTTAATTGTGCCCGCCTGACGCTGAGCGATAGGCTGAGCGACGCAGAATAAATCAGCCTTCAATAATGATATTTGCACGAGTTAGGTACAATTGGATAATTGTCCTCATCACACCTGATGCACATTAATGTGCTGCTACACGGTAGATGGAAGTCACTGCATTATATGATataatgtatattatttaatacaaaCGGATATAAGTAAGGTAAAGTAACCTGGAAGAACATATTGAGTTGTACCCACTTCAAAAGTACAAGAGATTCTTCTAGgaagatttagattttttgtatTGTGTTAATAGGGATTTCCCTCCCTGcttaaactaactaactaactaactaactaactaactaactaactaacattaTAGACCAGCACAGCCAGCAGCAGATTTTGTTTGCATCACCAGCAagacacaacaaaaaacagcccGGATTCAAATAGCCAACTCCAACTCACTCTGCCTACTGAGCCACAGCTGGCCAACAAAACCCAACATGCTGCTGTGGCACTGCCGGTATCAGGTGATAGCTGGTAGGGCAACAGCAACGTGGCTCAGTTGGTAAATTGGACTCTCTGATGACTGCAGGGTTGGTTATTTGAGTCCCAGC
This portion of the Vanacampus margaritifer isolate UIUO_Vmar chromosome 4, RoL_Vmar_1.0, whole genome shotgun sequence genome encodes:
- the LOC144050095 gene encoding uncharacterized protein LOC144050095 encodes the protein MVDRLTLVIVVQSLILLWIGPACEASSLGLTVHVVPLQSDGGQWVRAHFTVIASNPCPPLIGLCTEGVNCTLHKAYSPFSGMKPGSGWCVRQWEQVVPSNYNSAISLNSRTTFYVSMKAGPHVRASSGKLNYPAYVALPPPIRARKNCPHFIQLSVKDLDGDRVQCRFAMEEKGECLNCTQHSFIELDKDTCALTFTGNAPIGQYSIYLMAEDYIPTPKVSQASESQPLGSVPVHLSLTVEQSSSSCIDEPVATGKTPRKQATFNVLPFEEVKFEADFMSQKESVSEIAVVGLPGLNKYGFTSIGAMAQLSMSWVRGENTLAPVLPICFVANSVSLQSEPRCVWLYQREMRTLPEGTELFCNKTEMTLALPVVSLSNINLSELQLNSPACPVILNDTHITAHIALDGCGTKAVHAGTELVYTNTLKSVRLSSMISRQPSLILPLACRIPAVRARGPNFNIAVPPTAFDNADVKIEFHLPGEGPLALYTSRPQFSSLGLLPGRLRRDSASASHIRTSLEKLGTRIKALDLHLLSNTTLERAELSIERCVRSETDDFAERDTILENGCKASNTTLEIRATSHARIFRLDLSNLFTVNNTMYVECEVDLCITFLPSLKCTTQCNRGLVNRATVGMRSKHFTLRSGPVSLVVTNPAPSTSAVTDASGQTGAPTTAAVEVTSTSSAPEQVSFMAAGLIFNIICIFLQHTFSH